DNA sequence from the Juglans microcarpa x Juglans regia isolate MS1-56 chromosome 5S, Jm3101_v1.0, whole genome shotgun sequence genome:
ACTGGAGTTGGTCTAAACTGTAATCCATCTTTTTTCACATCTATTTTACTGTTTTCCTTAttgtttagtaaaaaaaaaaaaagagagagagttcatCTCTTTGACTTTTTTCTATAAATGTTGAGTCATATCTTCCTATGAAGAGGAAGGTTGAATCTATATTTAGGCAAAGTGTTGTCTCTTATACGTTTGTTTGTAGAAAGTATCAAcagtaatgaaaaataaactggtcacaaaagaaaataatgtattAGTAGAGCTCCAAATGCATTAATTGGTTTACGAGGTAATAGTTGATATGAGGATATATCTGCATGTATCCAGTcatgaatgtaaattttttttatgaatgaagataacaattttccttccaaaaaaatacattctttCTACACGtataaatatgttatcaaaGCACAAGGAGATTACTAAtctattagaaaaattatacccATCATCTGTATCACACatctgaattttattttttattttttatttttttttcttaacaagtGTATGTTACAAGGGTAATGAGTAAAAAATTCAATctgctaattaattatttataattgagtattcaccaaaaatttgaaaaagcgAAAGGTTGGTTCGAGCACGAGCCTTCGGAATGACGCCTACTACATTTTTTACCACACAGACCACCATTTTAACCCGAGGATtaaaaaagggggaaaatccTTTCAACTTCTCGACCATTTTCCATTTCCTGGCTCTCTCGCTGCCTCTTCCTCCTCTTTGGCTAAGCTCTCAAACCCAGTATGTATATGAGAAACCTCTTCAAGCCTCAATCGTTTATGCTAACATTTTTCCTTATTCACATCATTTACTGATCTGGGTCTTCAGTAGTTCTCTTTCAGATCATAGCTTCCGCCACTTTTTGGCCTCAGTTACTTCACGTTGAAACCGTCAATAGAAACAAACCCACTTGTTTCTTGCAGTTTTAGCCTCTCGATTAGTATAAATCAGATTTTGAGAATTGGGTTTTGCTTTTTACATGCAGAAAATGGATGTGTGCTTATAAGGTTAGCTTCATTTTTGTCGTTTCTCTCTTTCTGTAAAACATACTGTATAATAGCGGTGATATATGTTCGCTCTAAAGTTTTTGCTTTCAGAAAAGAATTAAACTTGATCTGTTCTTCTGGGAATacattggaaaataaaataaattactatttttaatCATAGATTCTCGTTTTTTGAGGACTGAGAATTTAAAGACCTCTACTTCACTGAGAAAAATTAAGCGCAGATAGGCCAGTACTTCATTTTCTGGCCCGAAACGATATAATACATAGGATTTATGGTTTTGGTTCTCCTTTTTCTCGTTTATTTATTATCGATTTTTTTCTATGTATTGTTCAAAGTGAAGTTAGCATCGATTTACCTTTGTTTTGATCCTGAAAAGAATTCGTTTTGCTTATTTGGCTCGTTATATGACGAGCGTGACTTTGTTTGTGATATTCTATCTTCTTTTGGTTGTTAATCCCTTGATCTTTCCGTTCTCGATGTATTTGTTTCCCACGGTTTCCCTTGCTTTGTGCGGACACTACTGATGCTTGAGTTGGTTGACTAGAAAAAGGATGTAGAAAGAGGAGGCGAActaaaatcatgaatttaattttgttaaataggACGTCAGAAACATAACCAATTGGACTTATCGAACTTATCAGCGCGGTTAAGGCGAGTTTCCATATTCAAAACTATATGATCGCAAAACTATTAATTCAAGattgtatttttattctattttatctttttttggcTTCCTCAGCAACCAAATAGAGGGTAGTATACAGattgttatattttatcatgatgGACTGTAAGCTTTTTAGTCTGTTTATATTCCGTTTTGTTTTTAGTAAGGCTGTGCATATGCCCTCTTCCTTAAAGATTGCTGATTTTGGCTCAGGTTATATATCCCGATTCATTCCCACCTGTTGTCATTATGAGCTACGATGTTGCCATGATATAAAAGGCATCTTGAATCCTCTGCCTGTGAAATAGCTAGCCTCTTAGTTTTTGTGTCATCATTTAAAATTTGCAGTCTcagttaatatgtttttaacttGCGTCTCTAAGTTAATCCACTTGACTTTGCAGAAATCTCCTTGacttaatcaaaattttatcagGGGAGTTTCTTCATTATGGGAAGAggtaaaggaaaaggaaagaagcGAACTGCTATTGCTGCCCGTGAGGATCCTGGAAGTGGTGAAGAAGGAAAAAGTCCAGGGTACAGGAGAAGAGGAAGGCCTCAAAAACCATTGAAGGATGAAATcgaagaagaagcagaagaggaagaagaagaagttgctGAAAAGATAGAAGAAGATGGTGAGAATTCTAAATGCAATATTTCTAGAAAAGATGTGAAAAATCCAGCTACCATAGAGAATGGACGAAAGAGGAAGAGGTCTGCCCAGGTCAAAGAAAGCATAGATTCGGTGGGAGTGGAGAATGGTATTGGAACAAAATCAAGCCCCAATGATTCAATTAAGTCTGTCGGATTTCGACAAAATGGAAGTAGGAGAAAAAATAAGCCTCGCCGAGCTGCTGAAGCTGGTGTTGAGTGCAAGTGAGCTTGGATTGGCTATTATAATGGTTGCATACCTTCTCTTCCCTTGGATAAGTCTTTCGTATGGAGAGGGGCTTTGTTAACTTTCCTATGGTTTCCTGTAATTCCTGTCATATATTTGCTTTTTGTAATATCTGAGCTCCCATTCCTCTATTAATGATTTTGATTGGGAGGTTTTGGAGCAGATTATCCCACCAGAATTTTGCATGGAGCTAGCacctttaaaatttatttactacttTTCTGCTATTTTCCTTCCTTCCGTTGAATGAACAGAACTTCTAGTCCCCCTGCAAACATTGTTTCTCTTACTTCATTGATCTCGAATTGTACCAATTACTTTTGTTTCCCTTTcagttttctttcttcctttccttcctCCCCCAGCATGGATTTGCAAGAAAAGGAGCACAAGAATTGGGGCAGATGTGTATGATGAATTAGCACATTGGAAGGGATCCAGATCCCAGCAAGTTGGTCATAGTACAAGAGTGCACGATGCAGGTTGGTGCTTAGAGAATGAAACTGTAGGGCTGGAACTGGAAATTAAAGGATAAATGTTATGGGTTAACACAGGCTAACTGAAACATTGATCAGATATGACTCTGGTAATGGGCTGCAACATGATCTGTATTGCTGAACCAACAATGCTTCATTAGTCACTGATTACTTCTTTTGACATGTAGAAAGATACACATTCAGGGTTGCGTTCTTTGCTCATTGTTAACTCTAATTCTTGAACACTTCACCATATAAAACGAGgtaagtaataaaaattatgcatttctttttaatatttgccATTTGGCGTTTAATATTTTTCCCTGCATTGCTTTGCTGCCAATTTTGTAATGATAGATGCATTTGTATGGTGCGAGATTCATGTCGATTATACTACGAATATAGTATATTCTTGCTCTTGCCAATATATGGAGGAAACATGTTGGAGATCAAACATGTTGTAGGTAGGTTTGATGATTGGTGCatcttggttttaatttatcTGGAACCTGCTTTCTAGTCCTTCAAATGTAAAATTTCCTTGGTGTACTCTGTGCTGGAATGCTGAAAAATAAGGGAAATTGATGCTGGAAGCTTTGCTCTGGCAGATGGGAATAATAGTTGGATGCTGAGGAGAGCATGAGCATGCAGCTTCCTTTCTAGGATGCCAGGAGTTCAAACAAGTTTCTGGATGCAGACAGAACCCCAAAATTCTAATGGAGACTCTGCAAATGTGCACGCATCATACAAAATACTGGAGCTCAGATTCTACtcatcaaaaagaaaaacccaaaaagaaaggAGGACTTGTAGAAGTGATTGATAGATACAGTAATAATCCAATTTTAGGACTTGGTTGCCCAGTAATATTCCACGTttttagggcaggtttgggggatgggatgagatacaaaattctcatctcatctcatctcatcattacacatttttcaaatttccatacaaaatataataaataatttaactttttcaaatcttaattcacctttttcaaatttcaatacaataataatattaaaacacaatattttaaactctcaaacaaaatacaaaattctcatctcaccccccaaatctgCCCAGAATCCACATCTTCACTGAAGCCAAatcaaaccatctcatttcatttcatctcatcttatcattacaacttttctaatctctcacacaaaatataataataattcaattttttcaaataaaaaatatatattattaaaaaattatattataataatattttattcaactttcaaccaaacatctcatcttatctcatctcatctgaactgtgtaATCAAACGAGGCCTATTCAGTTAATATTTTGCTAAACCAAAACTCTCATTGTCATTATCAAGTCTATAACTTATCATAGACTTTCTCACGTGGAATAACATTTTCTCCTCGTACTCGTAACGGTCTACCTGTCCAGAGTAAAATTTACGATTTTGGGTTGCTTCTGGTCCATATGCTACCAAATTTTGCATAGTCATATAACTGCGGGCTGGCCCATTCGGCTTCTTTAAAGAGATTTTCTTATATTCGTAGGCCACTACTTCCTAGAGCTACAATACAAACGTCCAAATCTGCCATCCTTGGATCGGAGCTCACTTCGCAATATCCTTTGCTTTGCCTATTTCCTTCCCTTACAAACTACCCCCCATAacgtttaattaatttagttttgattaatgttataaatattaaagaTTAATGtctttatatatgattatatgtaTGCACTTTAATTctaccaaaataataataataacaataataaatccTTGTATTTCTTATTTCGGACGGTGTTTTATTTCCTTGGACTTGCCACcggatttgcataaaaagagaCATAGGCTATATAGCTAGATCGTTCCCGTAAACATGGTTGACTTCCTAGGAACTCACGTTTTTTAATTCTTTGGCTGTGGTGTTCAAACTTCATTCCCATAAACAATGAGTGCCACTTCAGACCGGTCAGGTGCTTAGTGTCAATTTACatcaaataaatcataatttaCCACGTAATAAGTGTAGTAAATTATAACATAGACTCATGCAtacgtaattattttttttttataattttgatttaCCCCCACACCCTCCGTCGCTCTCTCCatttttctccatctttttctctctccctctcttcctgGCCTACTCTCCCCTTCATCAAATCGATTGTTGCTCCCCTCAAGCAAGACCGAGAGAGCTGTGGGCATTGACGAGAGgtgagagtatttttatttgaagtcGAATCTTCCACTGAAATCCATGGGGGCTATAGTTGGGGTTTTTATGTACTCAACAATATACAAACTCTCATGCTGTGTACGATGTCAGATTGAATAGATGATTGAGTTATGCAATTACTTCTTTTGATCAACAAAATTTATGTCATATTTTGAAGCCAAATCGTTTTTGTTTATTAAGATTGGTAGATGGAATATGGTTTGAATTTTCTAGTTTCGTATAGAAGTAATTGCCACCTGTTCACTTCTTGATTTAAGCTTTCAAAGTTCAGACTATCAgtatttcatataaatggaCATTGAGCAATATtggttttggtatttttttaaaaaaaaggactaAAATAGCAGTTGCTTTGAGTgctttgaggagagagagggacaaAAATCACAGAAGAGAGAAACGAAAGGAGAAAGGGAGAAAATCACTGATGATTAATCTATTGTTGCATCTGCTGCTCCTCTGCCAAATGCTTTGTTGCTTATGCACTGTAGATTTGTTGCAGCAAAAGGTTGGTTggtagagaaagaaaatgaggaagatgaaaaaagtactagaaagagagaaggaagaggggaaAAGGGAAATGGGGTTTAACTGGATGTGCATCCACCATAAATATGATAAGTTTACTATGTGTTGGATTTTTACTGGTTGGTGTAAATGAGAAATACACACCCGACCGTTTTGAAGGTTTTCCCATAAAGAATACGTGAGAGAATTTCCTTAGCATAGGATACGTGATAGGGACTTTCTACTGCTTCACATGTACTCAAATTTCTCATCCCTgcgttatagaatatttcttcttcttctaaataAAGGAGCgttgttttttaaatatagattttagatttttttttttttaggtgagTATGcgagatttatatattttaaaattgaaaatattatttgattttttttcttttctatcaaataaataaaacctattttttattttcaaaaacactttaattttttgcaaTAAATAATCTGATAATCCTCTAAGAACACTagtattggattatgcatatgcatctatatatttgcataatatgacctTAAATTAGACTGTATTGAATTATGCATATCTAAAAATTTGCATATCTATGAATAGTGTTTttacaaatttgaagatgcactGTTCACTtcataaatcttattttactatttttttctctctccccccctctctctcttgacACCAACGGAAACAAGCCATCTCTCAAAACATTTATTTCTCCTTGCTCTCCCTCTAGACACCAacgaaaagaaatttaaaagaaaaaaaaataattttaagacaaaattaaaaataaaaataaaaatattttattattatttaattcaaatatgcataacctaatgtaaaaatttttatttttatatataaaattaatcttcaaaatatatgattttgtatatgcatataaaaaagaaaataactgcCGAATTGTTATCGATCAATTTGATCGCTCAACGAATttcgtttttttatttaatgattaaagaattaatttttaatgtattgatgtattttttatattttttaaaatattttcataatcttcaataacctctaacaattatattcatttttattttcacaattcaacaatctataatataataatctcaaaaaatatttgtagacttgttatagttttttttatatttgaaaagaataatgaatTTACTGTAGGTTATATTttggataaaaataatttagctaattcaatgtggagtaaatatagataatatttactaaatttgaaaatgaaaagacatttggctaatccaatgcgATTACTCTAATgctcttataaaaatatcctcattaGCTTGACCAAAATTGAAGGAtggttaaaatttaaataatttgtgtCAAAAAGACTCTATATTAGATTGAGCATCTCTAAAACTATTTAGATTTTTACTACAGTGGTTGGTTAAAGATGGAGAACTACAATTGATTcactaaacattaaaataataatttatcactCTAACCACTTGTAGGTGTTTATGTAGGtacattttttattaacattaaaATGATGATGTTGTTAGATTTggttagtgaataagaaatctagataaaattttagataaatttaatcttaatttattgttattagcattaaatgacttttaaaaatataattttttaatattaatttaattagaatataattattattaatattaaattggcataattataaaatatgatataaataaattaaataaaaatttattaatttaataatattttattattatataaatagtaaatagctaatctaatgtaaaaattaaatttaaatagaatgaattaatgtaaaaaaatatgtaactaaattttgaaaatacatttcccctccctctctcttagGGTGGATAAGAAAAGTAGTGTGTACTGTAACCTACCTACAcgcataattataattaaatgctAGGTACGAATATactgtttattttgttttattgatGGTACCAGTACTTAGTACTagatgatttattaaaaataacaaatatatatttaaaataaaataaagtctgaaaaacatataaaagtaaaatttaactGTCGCTTTGTATCAAGAGAGGAGTCGAGATATTCTTGCATTTAGCTGCATTTATTAAGTTGAGTTTAGTTGAgttgataattattttttaatattattattattttaaaattttaaaaaaattaaattattttttattttaaaatttaaaaaaattataataataaattgagatgagtttaataactaaatatttactattattcacaaattttattattatttacaaactatctcatctcttcttatctctaaatctaatatcttttatgtttatatttttaatttttatttaataaattgcTTGACATTACATTGTGGTGCTTCGtccataagataaaatgagcGATATAACTTAAAAGACATAATAGCATCGCTCATAATTAAATAGGGTAAAGTTACTATGCCgataggcttttttttttttcacatttttcaatatttttaaatatttttaaaaaataaaaaatatattaacatatttaaaatcatttatttaattattaaattaaaaaaaaataattggccAACCGTCAACTAAAACGGTCGGCGGCATAATATCTTTTCCCAATTAAATATACCtaagaaaatagtgagaagTGTACTTAGGCcatatttgaaaaagtgaaattaGAGTTGAAAATCTCCTCTTATCTacaaatttatcataatttattcTCTAAATATcacttaatacaaaatattttttaatttttaatttttaattttttcatataattattaattttcaaataatcgttactaaaattttaaaaatttttattaaaaaattatattcactttataataatttatttatatttatattttaaaaattaaaataaaatattttaatttaaactattacactattatttacaaaatatcataCAATATTATACTCAAGGACTTTGGATTACCTCCACGTAATATACCAGACgaaatatcataaattatatacagaaaaatgataggattattatttttttactatttattattatttattttatatatatttttattttatttaatagttaaagaagtgattattaataaaattatatatatttttaattttttttaataattaaagatgttaaaaaaaataaaaaataaaaaatttaaaataaactataaataataaatgtataACTACCTACAAGAAAAATCCCAGACGAAATGACTCATAAGTCAAAACCAGGGCTGCACTGCAAACAAGACGTGGTGAAAATATCGAAGGGCACTTGCAGTTGAAGGGACATGGACAGAGCTAAAGGCAAGCAGCCTGggttcatttattttgtttgttttgatggTTGAGTGGGGGAGAGGTGATCGGGGTGAGCGCAGCAGCACGTCCACCGGCTCATCATGTAAGATAAAAGGTCAAATCAATGAACAGTTGCTACTGCTCGTTTGTGCGGGCCGCGGGTCCATTCATCCCCGATTCCAATAGAGCCTGACATGATTTCTCAAACCAACCATATTTGTTGGATGGGGACACCTTTTTCCTGTTTCGACCCATTATTGTTTCAACTTTTCCTATGGTCTTCCTCAGGGCGACATGATTTACCTCTGCTTCTGTACATGGACCAATCTTCTCTTTTCCAAAGAGATGACGGCAggcgtttatatatatatatatatatatatatgcatgatatgGCGTTTAAAATATCGAATAGTGGTATATTTTCCAGGACGGAAACTGATGATGCAAGTAGTTTGGATTAACTGGTTTTGATCTTAGTTTCAGTCAAATTTAAGGGAATAAACCCAGGATAGGTGGTGTTTTCGtactgtcttttttttttttttaatgctttcaCATCACCTTGGGACACGTGGTGGGGCTCGTTTGTGAAAACCCACCACTTTCGCATCATCTCGCGTGATAAGTGCCCAAACTAATTTTTAGTTGCCGGACATGTTTTAAAATAGATATgaaatcttaaatatataaattttatgtaaattttttataaaaaataaagtggattttattgtgaaaaatcctttttttttttaaatctacatctttacaaaaaaaatatataatactttcatatttaaaatttgtacctagcattattgtttaaaataaatattattgtatgCATAATCACTGTAAATATTGAAAAAGAGGTAGTACCAAGTATATTACAATTAAATTACAATTAAGTGTTAAAAgtttcttattttgattttgattttgatttgaatcTCTGTATTGTCAGTACTTTTtaattaatgtgaaaaaaataaaaattatggtaATGGGTTTGCCACGCAGGTGTAGAGATATTCATCGATCGGATGAAGTGATCAGTTGAACTTGCTCCAAAAGTATAGCTGATATAGAAAGACGTGtaagataaaaatagaaagTTAGAAACTTGCTCCTTTGTAAACAATTATGATTGTCAATAGTTGTCGAAGAAGTCGATAGGTGTGTTgatttctcaaaaatatatataattaaaaaataaaaataaaacctactTTACAAATATTGTTCAAACCCAGCTGATTTCTTAAGGACTTTGCTGTCGGGTTTCCTAAATAAAGTTGTCGATGGTACCAGCTGCCTCCCATTTCATCCGAAATAGGAAAAGTGGGCACATATTTCTCAAGGATACAATGATCAGTGTTGAGTTTTTTAATTCCCAAAACATCCTCCTTGTCTATATCATTGAGTaattttagatataattataaattatataactgtcgtatatttttttaaaaaaaataatgaagtcaattattaaaaatttatttatttatttatataaataccatatttatttaattttttaaaagaaatacgtGATACTTGCACTACTCATAATGTATCTAGCattaatcttatattattttgcaTGATCAAAACAAGGGAGTAGagtgttctttttattttggataaattaatttaactaaATTTCATTCTTATAAATGATAAAGATATGTTATTTATGAAATCTCGCATTATTTTATAGCGATAAGTTATtaatctttataatatttaagtgAGTCTTCTATTATATAATTGACTAATCATTTTGAATTAGAGGTTACATGCACTACAAGAAAGAATGTGAAAGTTATTGTTCTTAGAATTCtaatgataatattaattaattttttaaaaataaatagcataTGATTTTACTCATCCATTATAGCAATTTGAAATGGGAAGTTACATTAACtgaaacaatgttttaaagatagaaaaattatactcctatatactatatattttttttctcttatcaaatgtgataccccatatgatatgaataagggtaggtggtgtatgagatttcAGATATGAttatgagtagaataatttaattaatttaagaagaataaaactaatttaaaaatatatatatatggtgtgtggggatgatgagtaacaatGCCCTTTAAGAACATTCACATTAGGCTCCCTATGAATTTTTCTAAAGTTTGGCTAAAAAACCACACTTCCTAAATTTTTTtcgtaaattttatttatatttcaaaaacctTATATATCTCATTCTCtataatttctctattctattaaaataatatttatctattatttattcattatttttttatttcacttctatttacaaacttaactattcaatattttatatttttttcttatattttgaattattactctttagagaatattttaaacaaaaacttaaaaatttttttaggggtacgataatatttttaaatatttttatttttttttacattttcttaattatttaaattattactcaaaactataaaaaaatatgagcatGAGTAAAAGTGTAAATGATTGatagaagaatttattttatttgttataataaaatatttataagaaataatttaggGATAAATAGTGACTCCCATATTTAAAGAGACACCTGTTTATATCTCAAAACTTTTATCTTACAAAAGGAACGGGATGGTGAGGGATTTTTGTcgaaaagttaaatttttttactaaaattaaaggaattagGAGCTTTAGGCATTGCTCTTAAGATAATACATGTGAATATCAATCTCTCGATTTCTTGATCCAAAAGACAGAGAGAGCCTATGTTGGGGGAGGGGAATGATACTCTGACCAGCATCTCTATTTATTGCGTACGGACGTTTTGATCCCCGAAACTGGAAGTTCAATTAGTAGTACAAGTTGGTTGGTTGCTAAATGAGAAGAAGCAGATTGACAACGTTTTACGTGCCCTGTATTTCATTGAGAAGGGTCCTAAATAGATGGGACCTTTTGGTTTTGATTAGGTGGTGGTTGGAGTCTCCTCGTTCTACCAAAAGTagtcataaataataataataaaaagctttaaaaaaataaaaaaatcttaggtCTAGCTTAGCCGGGCTAGCTATTCGGGCTCTAATAAAAATTGTATGCTCTCTAATAAATACTTTCTTCAACATTCACTCGTCAAGAAATAAATTCGAATTGTCGACTCTAAATAATATAGACCAACCATTCCATTTAAAATCACATTCTtgtttgtatttatttgaaTCCAATTATATATA
Encoded proteins:
- the LOC121268343 gene encoding uncharacterized protein LOC121268343 isoform X2, translated to MGRGKGKGKKRTAIAAREDPGSGEEGKSPGYRRRGRPQKPLKDEIEEEAEEEEEEVAEKIEEDGENSKCNISRKDVKNPATIENGRKRKRSAQVKESIDSVGVENGIGTKSSPNDSIKSVGFRQNGSRRKNKPRRAAEAGVECK
- the LOC121268343 gene encoding uncharacterized protein LOC121268343 isoform X1, translating into MCAYKGSFFIMGRGKGKGKKRTAIAAREDPGSGEEGKSPGYRRRGRPQKPLKDEIEEEAEEEEEEVAEKIEEDGENSKCNISRKDVKNPATIENGRKRKRSAQVKESIDSVGVENGIGTKSSPNDSIKSVGFRQNGSRRKNKPRRAAEAGVECK